A region from the Pleurocapsa minor HA4230-MV1 genome encodes:
- a CDS encoding DUF2993 domain-containing protein, which yields MIAKLLSGAVKLYLRSQVEAVEALQVKILGKSKQILQGYIPQVLLSCDRAVYQGLHLSQVQLNGTNIAVNLPEVIKRQPLKLLEAVFVEIQLKLGAADLQASLDSALLQSGLSDLWQMILTSQKNYSPELIKLKVEWQTIAIANNQLNFAGIYQDALGEIKTIALSTGVNLANAHTLCLSSLKITSNLSSDSLKRELEIDLGTDIALQELTIESEQILCRGKIRINN from the coding sequence ATTGTCTGGCGCGGTAAAACTATATTTGCGATCGCAAGTTGAGGCAGTTGAAGCTTTACAAGTCAAGATTTTGGGTAAAAGTAAGCAAATTCTTCAGGGATATATTCCCCAGGTATTGCTGAGTTGCGATCGCGCCGTTTATCAAGGATTACATTTAAGTCAGGTGCAGCTTAACGGTACAAATATTGCCGTCAATTTGCCAGAAGTGATTAAGCGCCAACCTTTGAAACTCCTAGAAGCAGTTTTTGTGGAGATTCAATTGAAGTTAGGTGCTGCTGATTTACAAGCTTCTTTAGATTCTGCTTTATTGCAGAGTGGTTTATCAGATTTATGGCAGATGATTTTAACTAGCCAAAAAAATTATTCTCCAGAATTAATTAAGCTGAAGGTTGAATGGCAAACTATAGCGATCGCCAACAATCAATTGAACTTTGCAGGTATCTATCAAGATGCTTTAGGGGAGATTAAAACAATAGCTTTATCGACAGGCGTAAATTTAGCTAATGCTCATACTCTTTGTTTGTCATCGTTAAAGATTACGAGTAATTTATCTAGTGATAGCCTAAAACGTGAATTAGAAATTGATTTAGGAACAGATATAGCGCTACAAGAATTGACGATTGAATCTGAGCAAATATTATGCCGAGGAAAAATTAGAATCAATAACTAA
- a CDS encoding tryptophan-rich sensory protein, protein MRDRYRVNSKPAIIRQVSTLIAIIAAFGMNIWANINPPNGLTIGEISQNIFKNVLITPASYAFAIWGLIYLGLISFAIFQALPAQKNDGLLVKIGYKLAIASLAQIIWVFCFLYRQYGASMIAMLCILFPLIGAYWGLPFKTRISRWQQWFIKLPISIYLAWISVATILNGAIVLESWQWDGWGISPEVWTVIMLLIAGLITHFVVLPRLDFAYAGVFIWAAIAIAIQNSKIMLISGTAIGLSISLIVLLLSFSFYGQDHQTN, encoded by the coding sequence ATGCGCGATCGCTATAGGGTAAATAGTAAACCAGCTATCATCAGACAAGTATCTACTTTAATTGCCATTATTGCTGCTTTTGGCATGAATATTTGGGCCAACATTAATCCACCCAACGGGTTAACTATTGGCGAAATCTCACAAAATATATTCAAAAATGTGCTAATTACCCCCGCTAGCTATGCTTTTGCTATTTGGGGGTTAATTTATCTGGGTTTAATCTCTTTTGCGATCTTTCAGGCATTACCAGCTCAAAAAAACGATGGTTTATTAGTTAAAATTGGCTATAAGTTAGCGATCGCCTCCCTCGCTCAAATAATTTGGGTTTTCTGCTTCTTATACCGACAATATGGCGCTTCTATGATTGCCATGCTGTGTATTTTGTTCCCCCTAATTGGCGCTTACTGGGGGTTACCTTTTAAGACGCGCATTTCCCGCTGGCAACAATGGTTCATTAAACTGCCCATCAGCATCTATTTAGCCTGGATTAGCGTGGCAACAATACTTAATGGGGCAATCGTACTCGAATCTTGGCAGTGGGATGGTTGGGGCATTAGCCCAGAAGTATGGACGGTAATTATGCTGTTAATCGCTGGCTTGATCACTCACTTTGTGGTTCTCCCTCGCCTCGATTTTGCCTATGCGGGAGTGTTTATTTGGGCAGCAATTGCGATCGCCATTCAAAATTCTAAGATTATGCTGATTTCGGGTACAGCGATCGGTTTAAGTATTTCGCTGATCGTATTACTTTTATCTTTTAGCTTTTATGGTCAAGATCATCAAACAAATTAA